AAACGATATACTACTAAAAAGCGCATTTGAAGAGTGCTTCGCTGATCTTTTATATTTCTTTTTCAAAGATGCTGATATTGTTTTTGATTTTGAAAAAGGTTTTGATTTTATGGATAAAGAGCTGGCAGAACTTTTTCCAGATTTAGAGAAAAAAGGTGGAAACCGGTTTGTGGATATGTTGGTGAAAACCTATCTGAAAACCGGTGAGGAAGAATATATTCTGGTTCATATTGAAATACAGGATGGCGCTATAAAAAATTTCCCGCAACGAATGTTTCAATATTATTACAGAATACTGGACAGATTCGAAGTTGAAGTGGCGGCTTTGGCGGTATTTACGGGAAAACAAAATCAAAAACGGCCGGCTGAATACCGGAAGAATTTTTTAGGGACGGAAATTATTTATAAGTATAATTCCTATCACATACTTGACCATACTGAGGATCAATTGTTAAGTATGGATAATCTTTTTGCATTGGTAATTCTTGCCGCGCAAAAGGCGTCGTTGGCAAACCAGGTTTCAGAATTCGAATTAGGCGAACAAAGATTAAGAATAGTTAGGGCACTAATAGAAAGCAAGCGATACGACAATGAAAAAATCAGACGTTTTCTCTTTTTTCTGAAGACTTTCATTTACATTGAAAATCCTGAAATAAATATTAAATTTGATAGTGAGGTAAAAACTTTAACCGGAAATGAGAATGCCATGGGAATTATAGAAGCAATCAAGATTATCACTTTGGAGGAGGGGATTGCAACGGGGGAGTATAATAAAACTTATGAAATTGTTAAGAATCTTTTAATAAATACAGATTTCGAAATATCTAAGGTTGCGGCTCTCGCTAATTGCTCTGAATCATTGGTCGAAGAGGTTCAAGAAGATTTGCGGTTAGGCAAGTAGTTCGTAATTCAATTAGGATAGCTACAAAATTGGAAGGTTATGGGAATTATTGAAGCCATAAAATTGATAACCTTCGAGGAGGTCTTTGAAAAGGGATTTGTAATAGGTACCAAAATAGGCATTGAAATAGGTTGGCAGCATAAAACTTACGAATTTACCAAAAAATCTGTTATCTCATACGGACTTCGAAATTTCCAAAATCGCTGCCCTTACCAATTCTTCTGAATCATTTGTTGAAAACGTTCGCGAAGATTTAGAACGGAAGAAATAAAATGAGGTGAGCATTTAAAATACTCACCCCAATCCAGTTATTTTAACTTTGCTTCCAAAACCTTCATATAATATCCTCCAACAACCGAGCGAGCTCGGAAACCAACCGATTTTCCATCTGTCGTTTCATGCCAATCTGAAAGAGGAATCCGATCCGGAGTTTCTGTTACATATTTATAAACCGGTTTAATCAGAGCTTCAAAATCCTTTTGATTATCAGCAAGAGTAGCAGTCCAGAAAATCCAGTCCGATTTGGTATAAGTCTTACGGCTATCCAATGGTAATCCGAAAGCCAGCTGTTTTGTCAAATAGAAGTTAATTTCCTTTTTTGCCACTTCTTTTGGAAACACATTCAAGCCAAGAAGCTTATCCCAGACCAAATTATATTTCTGGCTCCAAGTTCCTTTCTTGTCAAAAGTTAATGCATAGTGATTGCCATCCGCAGCCATTTCCATCCATTTTTTTGCAAACTCTTTAACCAAAGCATTCACTTCGTCTGCTTCTTTTTTCTGACCTAATTGTTCAGCAAGTTTCGCATAGCTGGCTAAACCCATAATGGCTTTTATAGACAAGTTAGTATTGTGCGCCAAATGGCCGGCAAAGTCATCCGTACAAAGCTGATTTGCAGGATCGAAACCTTCTTTTTTCAAATAGTTGGCCCAAACAGTTAAAGTCTCCCAGTGTTTCTTCGCAAATTCCAAGTTCTTTTCAGCTTTGCTGATTGCGTAAGTCAGAATTAGCATATTACCCGATTCCTCAACCGGCATATCTTCATCGTAGGTTTGTCCGTTTGCAAGTGGATAAGTACCTACGTCATGTGCTGCGAAAGGCTTTTTCCATTTTCCACTTTCAGAATAGTAGAAAATCGGTTCCATCATTCCTTTTAAAAGGGTCGGGTTATAAACAAGAAAAAGAGGCGCAGAAGGATACGTTATGTCCACGGTCCCGATTGATCCGTTACTAAAATTTTCTTTTGACAGGAATAATGGCACTCCATCTGGTCCGGCAACCAGTTTGTGGGCAGCAATAGCCTGTCTGTATACTGCAACGCAAAGTTCAGCATAACTTTTTCCACCCGATTTTAAAGCATCATCATAAACTTTCAAATCAACAGCTTTACAGTCATTTATGATTTGACTGAACTTGTTTTCAGCCTCTTTCAACTCTCCCTGAATTGTCTTATCACCATTTTTATTCCACCACGGAAGCAGGTTTTTTTCAAAATACTGAACTGAAAATTCGTCGTCATAACCTAGCAAAACGTGATTCGAAGAGCCTTTGGCATCAACCTTTCCAAGGTTGGAAATAATTCCCATCGCCCTCGTTTCGCCGGTACCGATCACCATGGTATTGATCGGATCCAGTACACCTTTTTGAGAGAAACTTTTTATCAGTCCGGCTGGTGTTCCGAAAGCTGAACCTGAAACCGTTTTTTCGGAGGCTGCCAAATACGCGTAACCCCAGTCAATACGTACATCATCACCTTTTCGCTGTAAAACTTTTTGATCCAGACTTCCAATTGCAAGCGTAACCAGGCCACCATCTTTTCCGGCTCTTTCAGTTACTTCCTGATTACCTTCATTGACTGCTAATAATCCTGAAACAGAAGTCAATATCTGAACATCATGTACTTTTCCATCCTTCGATTTTACATCGTAAACAATATAATTAACCGGTCTGGAAAGCAATGCCAGATTATCCATCAACAAAGGAGCGACAAAACTTGCTGTGATCTGTACTGTTCCGGCGTCAAAAGTATAAATGCTTTGTGTTGCTTTCATCATCATGCTGGTTTGTTTCGCAGCTATAATTACATCTGCGCCTTTTGGTGCAATTTCGTCAGTCAAACCAATATCGATATATCCTGGTCCGGCTCCGTTTTTGCAAAAAGCGGCTAAGGTATTTTTGCCTTTTCTTAATGTTTTTTTTGCAGCTTCACTGATCTTTTTTGTTTCATAACCACCGGTAAAGCAATTGGCACATTCATATGC
The sequence above is drawn from the Dyadobacter subterraneus genome and encodes:
- a CDS encoding glutaminase family protein, which translates into the protein MTKGCFFAVILFGLNTCFAQNFRPPAVPLITVDPYTSVWSFGSELNGSPTKHWTGKPNPIDGLIRVDGKTFRFMGAAVPVLKTIVGTAKVEEYEAVYTTEKPAADWNKENFKATGWKSGKAPFGTKDRNDNMLKTGTVFPKEVWYRREFSLDNVNFEKIGLNIFHDDDVAVFINGVSAYECANCFTGGYETKKISEAAKKTLRKGKNTLAAFCKNGAGPGYIDIGLTDEIAPKGADVIIAAKQTSMMMKATQSIYTFDAGTVQITASFVAPLLMDNLALLSRPVNYIVYDVKSKDGKVHDVQILTSVSGLLAVNEGNQEVTERAGKDGGLVTLAIGSLDQKVLQRKGDDVRIDWGYAYLAASEKTVSGSAFGTPAGLIKSFSQKGVLDPINTMVIGTGETRAMGIISNLGKVDAKGSSNHVLLGYDDEFSVQYFEKNLLPWWNKNGDKTIQGELKEAENKFSQIINDCKAVDLKVYDDALKSGGKSYAELCVAVYRQAIAAHKLVAGPDGVPLFLSKENFSNGSIGTVDITYPSAPLFLVYNPTLLKGMMEPIFYYSESGKWKKPFAAHDVGTYPLANGQTYDEDMPVEESGNMLILTYAISKAEKNLEFAKKHWETLTVWANYLKKEGFDPANQLCTDDFAGHLAHNTNLSIKAIMGLASYAKLAEQLGQKKEADEVNALVKEFAKKWMEMAADGNHYALTFDKKGTWSQKYNLVWDKLLGLNVFPKEVAKKEINFYLTKQLAFGLPLDSRKTYTKSDWIFWTATLADNQKDFEALIKPVYKYVTETPDRIPLSDWHETTDGKSVGFRARSVVGGYYMKVLEAKLK